One part of the Kryptolebias marmoratus isolate JLee-2015 linkage group LG13, ASM164957v2, whole genome shotgun sequence genome encodes these proteins:
- the LOC108248153 gene encoding smoothelin-like protein 1 isoform X1, which produces MDGAKGGAQEALVEFRATLEAAVREVHVDVSAFKQRVEKRLDELCLSNGPLAEAVSRLQEENLQLRAKLEALGRLVEGLTGAKRKTEQEGTEEPGQSKNPEDGTGLLNCVGPENSQSAGWSSSPAPWRVKRQEVNGTNSKGGNVAKNHKPAGNASENLDVAQSPEANQESSAGEPLSSPDQREPGPPTKPHLLLSVMTQADSEAPAISQCPPSVARAPKEAPFKPADSAVKYDADEPRPHLPVTSMTTKPGLESLLAARPAQSPASGRRAADHLFIGGTSAVKEKICQTSQDQSDSVSLVHLPLTAVTKTSSEAPAAAKPDPSPVSALSPPTQESPTTKQTEHPLRDPSEPKSHWSLSAVSKPNPDSAQSQPLPASLDPAVKPGEYPFKRSQFHPKPCASKRKVKTPILKTPSPSLKRSVSFPQPAEKLLPSKSFIKSGLSPKLDKSNKSGAFEFKQDVTKSQTLPRSNGAQAKRALFERMNSEPVKAKDSRPKLKRSQSFGVSSASGIKQILLEWCRSKTIGYKNIDIQNFSSCWSDGMAFCALVHSFFPLEFEYSALNPANRKQNLELAFTTAEEQADCLRLIEVDDMLEMGDKPDPMCVFTYVQSLYNHLKKFE; this is translated from the exons ATGGATGGAGCTAAAGGTGGAGCTCAGGAGGCTCTGGTGGAGTTCAGGGCCACCCTGGAAGCTGCTGTGAGGGAGGTGCACGTGGACGTCAGCGCCTTCAAGCAGCGCGTGGAGAAGCGGCTCGACGAGCTGTGCCTCTCCAACGGGCCGCTGGCCGAGGCGGTGAGccggctgcaggaggagaacctgCAGCTCCGGGCGAAGCTGGAGGCCCTCGGCCGCCTGGTGGAGGGCCTCACGGGGGCCAAGAGGAAAACCGAGCAGGAGGGCACGGAGGAGCCGGGCCAATCCAAGAACCCCGAGGACGGGACGGGCCTCCTCAACTGTGTTGGACCGGAAAACAGTCAGTCCGCTGGGTGGAGCAGCAGCCCGGCGCCGTGGAGGGTCAAGAGACAAGAGGTCAAT GGCACCAACTCAAAGGGAGGAAATGTAGCCAAGAACCACAAACCAGCAG gaaACGCATCAGAAAACCTGGATGTAGCCCAAAGTCCCGAAGCGAACCAGGAGTCCTCAGCGGGGGAACCCCTCAGCTCTCCCG ACCAAAGAGAACCAGGCCCTCCGACCAAACCACACCTTCTCCTCTCTGTGATGACACAAGCTGACTCGGAAGCTCCAGCAATTAGTCAGTGTCCTCCCTCGGTGGCCAGAGCACCGAAGGAAGCTCCGTTCAAACCGGCTGACTCTGCTGTAAAATACG atgCTGACGAGCCACGGCCCCACCTCCCCGTCACCTCCATGACAACTAAACCCGGTTTGGAAAGTTTGCTCGCTGCCAGACCTGCTCAGTCCCCAGCGTCTGGGCGGAGAGCAGCAGATCATTTATTTATAGGAG GCACATCTGCAGTAAAGGAGAAGATCTGCCAGACGTCCCAGGACCAGTCGGACTCCGTGTCTTTGGTCCATCTTCCCCTCACAGCTGTAACCAAAACCAGCTCAGAAGCTCCGGCTGCAGCTAAACCTGATCCGAGCCCGGTTTCAGCGCTCAGCCCTCCAACACAGGAatcaccaacaacaaaacaaaccgaACATCCGCTCAGAG ACCCGAGCGAACCCAAGTCCCACTGGTCCCTGTCGGCCGTCAGCaaaccaaacccagactcgGCTCAGTCCCAGCCTCTTCCAGCATCTCTGGACCCGGCTGTAAAACCCGGGGAATATCCCTTCAAACGAAGTCAGTTCCACCCCAAACCGTGTGCTTCCAAAAGAAAAGTCAAGA CCCCGATCCTAAAGACACCCAGTCCAAGTCTAAAAAGAAGCGTGAGCTTTCCTCAACCTGCAG AGAAGTTACTTCCCTccaaatcatttataaaatcCGGACTCTCGCCCAAACTGGACAA ATCGAACAAGTCCGGGGCGTTCGAGTTCAAGCAGGATGTGACAAAATCACAAACGCTCCCGCGCTCCAACGGCGCTCAAGCTAAACGAGCTCTGTTCGAAAGAATGAACTCAGAGCCTGTAAA GGCCAAGGATTCCAGACCCAAACTGAAGCGCTCCCAGAGTTTTGGAGTTTCCAGTGCCAGCGGAATAAAGCAGATACTCCTGGAGTGGTGCCGCTCGAAAACAATCGGCTACAAG AACATAGACATACAGAACTTCTCGTCCTGCTGGAGCGATGGAATGGCCTTCTGCGCCTTGGTCCACTCTTTCTTCCCGCTGGAGTTTGAATACAGCGCTTTGAATCCGGCAAATCGCAAACAGAACCTGGAGCTGGCCTTCACCACAGCAGA ggagCAGGCCGACTGCCTGCGTCTGATCGAGGTCGACGACATGCTGGAGATGGGGGACAAGCCGGACCCCATGTGTGTGTTCACCTACGTCCAGTCCCTCTACAACCACCTGAAGAAGTTTGAGTAA
- the LOC108248153 gene encoding smoothelin-like protein 1 isoform X3, whose protein sequence is MDGAKGGAQEALVEFRATLEAAVREVHVDVSAFKQRVEKRLDELCLSNGPLAEAVSRLQEENLQLRAKLEALGRLVEGLTGAKRKTEQEGTEEPGQSKNPEDGTGLLNCVGPENSQSAGWSSSPAPWRVKRQEVNGTNSKGGNVAKNHKPAGNASENLDVAQSPEANQESSAGEPLSSPDQREPGPPTKPHLLLSVMTQADSEAPAISQCPPSVARAPKEAPFKPADSAVKYDADEPRPHLPVTSMTTKPGLESLLAARPAQSPASGRRAADHLFIGGTSAVKEKICQTSQDQSDSVSLVHLPLTAVTKTSSEAPAAAKPDPSPVSALSPPTQESPTTKQTEHPLRDPSEPKSHWSLSAVSKPNPDSAQSQPLPASLDPAVKPGEYPFKRSQFHPKPCASKRKVKTPILKTPSPSLKRSVSFPQPAEKLLPSKSFIKSGLSPKLDKSNKSGAFEFKQDVTKSQTLPRSNGAQAKRALFERMNSEPVKAKDSRPKLKRSQSFGVSSASGIKQILLEWCRSKTIGYKNIDIQNFSSCWSDGMAFCALVHSFFPLEFEYSALNPANRKQNLELAFTTAE, encoded by the exons ATGGATGGAGCTAAAGGTGGAGCTCAGGAGGCTCTGGTGGAGTTCAGGGCCACCCTGGAAGCTGCTGTGAGGGAGGTGCACGTGGACGTCAGCGCCTTCAAGCAGCGCGTGGAGAAGCGGCTCGACGAGCTGTGCCTCTCCAACGGGCCGCTGGCCGAGGCGGTGAGccggctgcaggaggagaacctgCAGCTCCGGGCGAAGCTGGAGGCCCTCGGCCGCCTGGTGGAGGGCCTCACGGGGGCCAAGAGGAAAACCGAGCAGGAGGGCACGGAGGAGCCGGGCCAATCCAAGAACCCCGAGGACGGGACGGGCCTCCTCAACTGTGTTGGACCGGAAAACAGTCAGTCCGCTGGGTGGAGCAGCAGCCCGGCGCCGTGGAGGGTCAAGAGACAAGAGGTCAAT GGCACCAACTCAAAGGGAGGAAATGTAGCCAAGAACCACAAACCAGCAG gaaACGCATCAGAAAACCTGGATGTAGCCCAAAGTCCCGAAGCGAACCAGGAGTCCTCAGCGGGGGAACCCCTCAGCTCTCCCG ACCAAAGAGAACCAGGCCCTCCGACCAAACCACACCTTCTCCTCTCTGTGATGACACAAGCTGACTCGGAAGCTCCAGCAATTAGTCAGTGTCCTCCCTCGGTGGCCAGAGCACCGAAGGAAGCTCCGTTCAAACCGGCTGACTCTGCTGTAAAATACG atgCTGACGAGCCACGGCCCCACCTCCCCGTCACCTCCATGACAACTAAACCCGGTTTGGAAAGTTTGCTCGCTGCCAGACCTGCTCAGTCCCCAGCGTCTGGGCGGAGAGCAGCAGATCATTTATTTATAGGAG GCACATCTGCAGTAAAGGAGAAGATCTGCCAGACGTCCCAGGACCAGTCGGACTCCGTGTCTTTGGTCCATCTTCCCCTCACAGCTGTAACCAAAACCAGCTCAGAAGCTCCGGCTGCAGCTAAACCTGATCCGAGCCCGGTTTCAGCGCTCAGCCCTCCAACACAGGAatcaccaacaacaaaacaaaccgaACATCCGCTCAGAG ACCCGAGCGAACCCAAGTCCCACTGGTCCCTGTCGGCCGTCAGCaaaccaaacccagactcgGCTCAGTCCCAGCCTCTTCCAGCATCTCTGGACCCGGCTGTAAAACCCGGGGAATATCCCTTCAAACGAAGTCAGTTCCACCCCAAACCGTGTGCTTCCAAAAGAAAAGTCAAGA CCCCGATCCTAAAGACACCCAGTCCAAGTCTAAAAAGAAGCGTGAGCTTTCCTCAACCTGCAG AGAAGTTACTTCCCTccaaatcatttataaaatcCGGACTCTCGCCCAAACTGGACAA ATCGAACAAGTCCGGGGCGTTCGAGTTCAAGCAGGATGTGACAAAATCACAAACGCTCCCGCGCTCCAACGGCGCTCAAGCTAAACGAGCTCTGTTCGAAAGAATGAACTCAGAGCCTGTAAA GGCCAAGGATTCCAGACCCAAACTGAAGCGCTCCCAGAGTTTTGGAGTTTCCAGTGCCAGCGGAATAAAGCAGATACTCCTGGAGTGGTGCCGCTCGAAAACAATCGGCTACAAG AACATAGACATACAGAACTTCTCGTCCTGCTGGAGCGATGGAATGGCCTTCTGCGCCTTGGTCCACTCTTTCTTCCCGCTGGAGTTTGAATACAGCGCTTTGAATCCGGCAAATCGCAAACAGAACCTGGAGCTGGCCTTCACCACAGCAGAGTAA
- the LOC108248153 gene encoding uncharacterized protein LOC108248153 isoform X2: MDGAKGGAQEALVEFRATLEAAVREVHVDVSAFKQRVEKRLDELCLSNGPLAEAVSRLQEENLQLRAKLEALGRLVEGLTGAKRKTEQEGTEEPGQSKNPEDGTGLLNCVGPENSQSAGWSSSPAPWRVKRQEVNGTNSKGGNVAKNHKPAGNASENLDVAQSPEANQESSAGEPLSSPDQREPGPPTKPHLLLSVMTQADSEAPAISQCPPSVARAPKEAPFKPADSAVKYDADEPRPHLPVTSMTTKPGLESLLAARPAQSPASGRRAADHLFIGGTSAVKEKICQTSQDQSDSVSLVHLPLTAVTKTSSEAPAAAKPDPSPVSALSPPTQESPTTKQTEHPLRDPSEPKSHWSLSAVSKPNPDSAQSQPLPASLDPAVKPGEYPFKRTPILKTPSPSLKRSVSFPQPAEKLLPSKSFIKSGLSPKLDKSNKSGAFEFKQDVTKSQTLPRSNGAQAKRALFERMNSEPVKAKDSRPKLKRSQSFGVSSASGIKQILLEWCRSKTIGYKNIDIQNFSSCWSDGMAFCALVHSFFPLEFEYSALNPANRKQNLELAFTTAEEQADCLRLIEVDDMLEMGDKPDPMCVFTYVQSLYNHLKKFE; this comes from the exons ATGGATGGAGCTAAAGGTGGAGCTCAGGAGGCTCTGGTGGAGTTCAGGGCCACCCTGGAAGCTGCTGTGAGGGAGGTGCACGTGGACGTCAGCGCCTTCAAGCAGCGCGTGGAGAAGCGGCTCGACGAGCTGTGCCTCTCCAACGGGCCGCTGGCCGAGGCGGTGAGccggctgcaggaggagaacctgCAGCTCCGGGCGAAGCTGGAGGCCCTCGGCCGCCTGGTGGAGGGCCTCACGGGGGCCAAGAGGAAAACCGAGCAGGAGGGCACGGAGGAGCCGGGCCAATCCAAGAACCCCGAGGACGGGACGGGCCTCCTCAACTGTGTTGGACCGGAAAACAGTCAGTCCGCTGGGTGGAGCAGCAGCCCGGCGCCGTGGAGGGTCAAGAGACAAGAGGTCAAT GGCACCAACTCAAAGGGAGGAAATGTAGCCAAGAACCACAAACCAGCAG gaaACGCATCAGAAAACCTGGATGTAGCCCAAAGTCCCGAAGCGAACCAGGAGTCCTCAGCGGGGGAACCCCTCAGCTCTCCCG ACCAAAGAGAACCAGGCCCTCCGACCAAACCACACCTTCTCCTCTCTGTGATGACACAAGCTGACTCGGAAGCTCCAGCAATTAGTCAGTGTCCTCCCTCGGTGGCCAGAGCACCGAAGGAAGCTCCGTTCAAACCGGCTGACTCTGCTGTAAAATACG atgCTGACGAGCCACGGCCCCACCTCCCCGTCACCTCCATGACAACTAAACCCGGTTTGGAAAGTTTGCTCGCTGCCAGACCTGCTCAGTCCCCAGCGTCTGGGCGGAGAGCAGCAGATCATTTATTTATAGGAG GCACATCTGCAGTAAAGGAGAAGATCTGCCAGACGTCCCAGGACCAGTCGGACTCCGTGTCTTTGGTCCATCTTCCCCTCACAGCTGTAACCAAAACCAGCTCAGAAGCTCCGGCTGCAGCTAAACCTGATCCGAGCCCGGTTTCAGCGCTCAGCCCTCCAACACAGGAatcaccaacaacaaaacaaaccgaACATCCGCTCAGAG ACCCGAGCGAACCCAAGTCCCACTGGTCCCTGTCGGCCGTCAGCaaaccaaacccagactcgGCTCAGTCCCAGCCTCTTCCAGCATCTCTGGACCCGGCTGTAAAACCCGGGGAATATCCCTTCAAACGAA CCCCGATCCTAAAGACACCCAGTCCAAGTCTAAAAAGAAGCGTGAGCTTTCCTCAACCTGCAG AGAAGTTACTTCCCTccaaatcatttataaaatcCGGACTCTCGCCCAAACTGGACAA ATCGAACAAGTCCGGGGCGTTCGAGTTCAAGCAGGATGTGACAAAATCACAAACGCTCCCGCGCTCCAACGGCGCTCAAGCTAAACGAGCTCTGTTCGAAAGAATGAACTCAGAGCCTGTAAA GGCCAAGGATTCCAGACCCAAACTGAAGCGCTCCCAGAGTTTTGGAGTTTCCAGTGCCAGCGGAATAAAGCAGATACTCCTGGAGTGGTGCCGCTCGAAAACAATCGGCTACAAG AACATAGACATACAGAACTTCTCGTCCTGCTGGAGCGATGGAATGGCCTTCTGCGCCTTGGTCCACTCTTTCTTCCCGCTGGAGTTTGAATACAGCGCTTTGAATCCGGCAAATCGCAAACAGAACCTGGAGCTGGCCTTCACCACAGCAGA ggagCAGGCCGACTGCCTGCGTCTGATCGAGGTCGACGACATGCTGGAGATGGGGGACAAGCCGGACCCCATGTGTGTGTTCACCTACGTCCAGTCCCTCTACAACCACCTGAAGAAGTTTGAGTAA